In Ignavibacteria bacterium, the sequence AAATCTTGATATATTCCGTACTGGGGAAGATAAATCTTACTGCCGAGTTTCAGAAAGTTGATATAGTTTCCTGTTGCTGATGGTGTTACTGCTCTTGAGCTTTCATCACTTATGATTTCATTTTCAATTTGTATAATCTTATAATTATTTCCAAGCTGTTTGTTTAATTCTTTAGTAAGATTAAAGGTATAGAGATTTTCACTTGAATACTTTTTGAGGTAAGCTGCTATGACAACAGTTTCTTCATCGATAAAACGAACTGTACCGTCTGTGTGTCCTGTTACATCTCCAGGTTCTACGGGAATGAATATGACTTTTTCAACTCCGGGAATCTGTTTGAAAGAACTTTCTATCTCCCCGATAGAAAAAGAATCGTTATTTGAAATTATTCTGTTTGTTAATATTACTGTATCCTTTCCGTTGTAAGCAAAGTTACCCCCATCGGATTTAAGAGGAAGAGGGATCGTTTTAATGCCAAGATACTCAGCAAGTTTGCTGCCTGCTTTATTAAGTTTTGGAATATAGCTTTTATACGAACCGTTGTAATATCCGGTTGTGAAATCAGGTTTAAGATATGTAAATTCTCTGTTACCGGTATTTAACGGCAAAGGAGCCCAGTCCCGAATCCATATATCAACGGCTTCCGGAATAACCAATGTTTCATAATTATTTTCTGGAAATTTATCTTTTATTAACTGTTCAGACTGAATGCTGCATACAATAATTATAATTCGGATTTCATCCTGTAATTTGAATATATAGTCCCTCAGAAATTCATCATAAAATTTCATGTATCTGTTTAATATACCGTAAGGATATACCAATGCTAATAAATTCTGTTGTGTCATGGCTTTAATTTAAATAAGATTATACTAACGTTGACAAGACAAATAGTGTCCCTGATAATGAAAGCTTAATAATGTAAATAAGAACACCCCTCCTTCTCAAAAGAAGGAGATGTTTTGTTCAATTAACGGTTATCACTCTATGGCAAATGTAACATTAACAACAGCGGTTATGGTCTTTTCAAGCGAACGTGTGTCATTGATACCGTAATCGGATACTTCAGTTGAATTTTTTGCATTTATCTGCATGACTCCTGTTTTTGATGAGCGGACATCGCCGACGCTATTGCCTGTTGCTTTTGCTATCTGCTCTGAACGAATTTTTGCATCCTGCGAAGCAAGACCTATCATTTCAATTTTCAGGTCGCTGAG encodes:
- a CDS encoding agmatine deiminase family protein, with the translated sequence MTQQNLLALVYPYGILNRYMKFYDEFLRDYIFKLQDEIRIIIIVCSIQSEQLIKDKFPENNYETLVIPEAVDIWIRDWAPLPLNTGNREFTYLKPDFTTGYYNGSYKSYIPKLNKAGSKLAEYLGIKTIPLPLKSDGGNFAYNGKDTVILTNRIISNNDSFSIGEIESSFKQIPGVEKVIFIPVEPGDVTGHTDGTVRFIDEETVVIAAYLKKYSSENLYTFNLTKELNKQLGNNYKIIQIENEIISDESSRAVTPSATGNYINFLKLGSKIYLPQYGIYQDLTAYKTLKYELPACEIIRVNIKDIRQISKDGGVLNCVTWNF